A region of uncultured Anaeromusa sp. DNA encodes the following proteins:
- the trpB gene encoding tryptophan synthase subunit beta, producing the protein MNTRNGMFGEFGGQYVPDFLLPALEEVAAAYEKIRQTESFQAEFANYLRQYVGRPSLLYAAENLSRHLGGATIYLKREDLNHTGSHKINNALGQALLARSMGKKHLIAETGAGQHGVATATVAALFGMQCTVFMGEEDVARQELNVFRMRALGAEVVSVTRGTRTLKDAVDAALEYWVEHLTDTFYLLGSAVGPHPYPLMVRDFQEIIGREARQQMLETAGRLPDSIVACVGGGSNAIGLFAAFLEDQSVKIYGAEAAGKGVNTPDHAATLTLGRPGVLHGFRSYVLQDEKDEVLPVYSISAGLDYPGVGPEHAHLKDIGRVNYQAVTDQEALDAFFLLSRTEGIIPALESSHALALACKLAKEHGPEHLLLVNLSGRGDKDAAQVAAITGM; encoded by the coding sequence ATGAATACACGCAATGGTATGTTCGGTGAATTTGGAGGGCAGTACGTACCCGACTTTTTACTGCCCGCTCTGGAAGAAGTAGCTGCTGCTTACGAAAAAATCCGCCAAACGGAATCGTTCCAAGCGGAATTCGCTAACTATCTGCGCCAATATGTCGGCCGCCCCTCTCTCTTGTATGCCGCGGAAAACCTCTCGCGTCATCTTGGTGGCGCCACGATCTATCTCAAGCGTGAAGACTTAAACCATACAGGCTCCCATAAAATCAACAACGCCCTCGGCCAAGCCCTCTTGGCCCGCAGCATGGGTAAAAAGCACTTAATCGCCGAGACTGGCGCCGGCCAACACGGCGTAGCCACTGCTACTGTCGCCGCTTTATTCGGCATGCAATGCACCGTTTTCATGGGCGAAGAAGACGTAGCGCGTCAAGAATTAAACGTATTCCGCATGCGCGCCCTCGGCGCCGAAGTCGTTTCCGTCACCCGGGGCACGCGCACCCTCAAAGACGCTGTCGATGCAGCCTTGGAATATTGGGTAGAACATTTGACCGATACTTTTTATCTTCTGGGCTCCGCCGTCGGTCCGCATCCATATCCTTTGATGGTTCGCGACTTCCAGGAAATCATCGGACGTGAAGCCCGGCAGCAGATGTTGGAAACCGCAGGCCGCCTGCCGGACAGCATCGTCGCCTGCGTCGGCGGCGGCAGCAACGCCATCGGTCTTTTTGCCGCTTTCTTAGAGGACCAATCCGTAAAAATCTACGGCGCCGAAGCCGCCGGTAAAGGCGTAAATACGCCCGACCACGCCGCTACGCTTACTTTAGGCCGCCCCGGCGTCCTGCACGGCTTCCGCAGCTATGTCCTGCAAGATGAAAAAGACGAAGTTCTCCCAGTCTATTCCATTTCCGCCGGTCTAGACTACCCCGGCGTAGGACCGGAACACGCCCATCTTAAAGACATCGGCCGCGTCAACTACCAAGCCGTCACCGACCAGGAAGCGCTGGATGCTTTCTTCCTCCTGAGTCGCACCGAAGGCATCATCCCCGCCCTAGAAAGTTCCCACGCTCTGGCTCTGGCCTGCAAACTCGCCAAAGAACACGGCCCAGAGCACTTGCTTCTTGTCAACCTCTCCGGCCGCGGCGACAAAGACGCCGCCCAAGTAGCTGCCATTACAGGGATGTGA